In Lolium rigidum isolate FL_2022 chromosome 7, APGP_CSIRO_Lrig_0.1, whole genome shotgun sequence, the DNA window TGTCGTAGTTGCCAATTCCTTGGCCGACGACGAAGAAGTTGAAGCCGTGCAGGTGCAGGGGGTGGCTCTCGATGCCGAGGATGCTTGTGTCTTGCATCACCAGCTCCACCGAGGAGTTGAAGGGCAGCACGAGCAGCTTGGTCCCGGTGGCCACGTTCGTGTTGTTCGGCGGCGCACCGGTGTAGTTGAATTTTTTGAGGGGCATGATCGGGAAATTTGATCCGTAGACGCCTCGAGACGTGCCTGTGAAGTGAGACTGGAGGAGCGCCGTGGAAGGGAGCACCAAGGAGACATTGTTGACGGCTGCCGCGAACTGCGTGGTGTTGGTAGGCCCCTGGCACGTCGTGTTCACGGGGCACGGGAGCGTGCCCAGCCCGACGGTGAAGAAGAATCGCTTGTCCACCGACTGCGGCACGGCTGCCGGATACTGCGGCGTGGCGAGGCTTCGGAGCTTGGAGGTGAAATTGGCGACGAAGCCGATGTCGTTGAACCGCGGTAGGGTAGGCTTGAAGAGCGGCAAGTACTTGTCGAAGCTTGACCCGGAGGGGGAGCCTGGTTTTTGGTactcgaggatgccggcgacTGTGGTGTTGTCGAAGGTGCCGGGCCTGATGACGGAGTAGGGCGCGGCGGACATGTAGAAGTTGGCCCTAGGGTAGACCGGCTTGGCGGTGAGGAGGACGTTGGTGGTCTGCCCTGGGGAGATGATCAGGGTCTTCACGGTGAACGGCTTGACATAGACTGCATCGACCTCGACGACGGTGAGCGTGTGGTTGGCGACAGCGAAGAAGAGCTCGTCGTTGAGAGCAGCGTTGATGAGGCGCAGCATGTATGTTTTTCCTGGTTCCACCTTCAGCTTGAACGTGTCTGCAATGCATCATGGATGCATGTTAGTAACGTTTCCCCCCTTATAAGTAAACAGTGTTAATTATAAGCATGCGCTCGTATGTGCGTACCTTTGGCAGAGCAGTTGTAGAGCGGCCCTGGGAGGCCATTGATGGTGAAAGCGTCAGAGATATTTGGGGCTCCACCGGTCTTAGTCGCCTGCCTGACCAACGCCTCCGTGTCCGCCTTCCACCACTCGCCGAAGATCATGGGGACCTCCTTGTGCGGCGCGGCGAACGGGTAAGGCACGCCATGCTTGGGGAGGACGATGATGGCGCCGTAGACGGTGGCGCGCAGCCAGGAGATGTGCGCGTGCCACCAGAGCGTGCCGCGCTGCCCGGTGATGGTGAAGTTGTAGAGGTAGCTCTGACCGGTCTGCATCGGGCACTGCGTGATGTACGCCGGCCCGTCGGCCCAGCCGCTCCGGAGCTGCCGGATGCCGTGCCAGTGCAGCGTCATGTTGTGCGCGACGTGGTTGGTGACGCGGACCAGGACGCGGTCGCCCTCCCTCGCCACCAGCGCCGGCCCGGGGTATTCCCCGTTCACTGTCACGATGCTCTTGGTGGCGCACAGCCTCGTCACGTTTGCCATTTGAACCTGCAGTGGATGCACCACGTAAGAAATCAAGATCACGGCCGGAAATGCATTCAAAACATGTACTACAGTATTAGAAGAATTGTGGAATACATATACTGATAGACATACATTGAAATTGTAGTGCCTAGTGATGCCTTGCGCTTGGACGATGATCAGCATCAAGGTTGCCATGAGGAGAGAGCAAGGAGCTCGAAGATCAGAAGAGATCGTCATGGCCATGGTTCCTAGGCTTTGAGCTAGCTTGCGATGTCCGAAGTTAGCTGATCGATCTTGAACTCTTGTGGAGAAATGTGTGGCAAGGTGGGGATGAATTGTTGGAACAAGTACTTGAGTTCTTATACACATGTAGGAAGGGGAGGCAAGCGTGTAGCAGCTACGACGTCAATTTTCGTCATTTGTTTGAGGTTTCTACATGGTCAATTTTCGTTTGGTGATTCGGTGGATGAACTATCAAGGCAGGAGCTTGAGCTGGAGTGATCTAGCTTTGGAGTGTGGCCAAAGCCAGGGCATTCGATTGACCGCCTCTGGTTTAATTTGCATACGTGGTCACGTAAAGTTTCCGTTGCAAAGGGCTCGCCGGAAAGTGGATGGCAAAAGGGAAGCGGATTTTGTGCCCCAGGTGGGCCTACACCTTTTAATGATTATTTCCAATATATTTTTTAACAAATCTTAGTAAAAAACTCATGCATATAAATTAATCGTTGGACATGACTACTTTCTTATGTAGAAAAAACAAGTCGAAGTGCACTTTTAAACAGACTAAGACATTTTTTTAGTTGTGATTGCAAACGGTTCGTTGCCTTGTGGgatatcttatggttaacacgtctCTGTTAGAGAGTTTAGCCGATGGTTTTTACATCAATCTTCCTACATGAGAGATTGGTGATCTATTTTTTCTGACAAGGTACGATACTACGTGTTCACATATGGTGCATTCTAAGTTAGATTCCGCAGATTAACGATCGAAACATCACTTGTATCACACAGCAAGCTTCAGATTGTTTTTTTAAAGCAGAACACAATGGACTATTAGTTCCGTTTGTCACTGTCACCAAACCAACCTATGCAGCTAGCTTCCTCGATTATAAGTCCAGAAAACCAATAAAGGTAACGTCAGTTCGTGACACTCGCCTTCTTTCACCTACAGCCCAATCCCGAATATATCAATATACTAATGTACATGTACCAACGTTTGCATGATCACTTCACAGTCGGGACACATGGTTGTTGTATCTCTATCTTTGGCGTGTATTTTTGACTTCTTTCCTTGCAACATTCCCAATGGAGAGAAGGATGCTTGACCCAACCCGATCGACATTTTCCCTTGTATTTTGTCGGTCAGGGTGTTCATGCATTTCCGTACGCTTCTCCCGGCAGTTCGTTTGATTTGGGTTGGGTTGGGTTGGGTTGGGTTAATTAGAATATTGCGCACATATGAGAATCAAGCAAGGGAGTAGCTTACCGGGCCGAGCAGCACCACGGGCCCTAACTCGAACATGCGGGCAGCAAGCCAGCAAGGGGAATACACCGTTTCCATCCCTAGTTATAACACTCCTACATTTTTACTGCATTTCCTACATAACATCCACCTTAtcatttcatatttgaattttttaTTAATAGTTTTAAAGTTTAGGCAAAAGTTTGTGTTACCCCATTTAAAAGTGATTGctccttttttcgataaagggaatatattaatatcaaaagataccaattacacccagcctctgcaacaacgcaccaccataatgacactacggatgcacacagccaaaaaaaagaaaagaaaactaagaaacaaaagtcccgctacagtatctcgggcctaacaacagcaatacatataccgccaagacaacacctgaaatacagactctccaaaaacgacgccttcaagaagggaacagtgctctaacaccgtcgtcgcccgatcaaagatcttaggttttcaccctgaagatagtccccgctctc includes these proteins:
- the LOC124677951 gene encoding laccase-4-like codes for the protein MAMTISSDLRAPCSLLMATLMLIIVQAQGITRHYNFNVQMANVTRLCATKSIVTVNGEYPGPALVAREGDRVLVRVTNHVAHNMTLHWHGIRQLRSGWADGPAYITQCPMQTGQSYLYNFTITGQRGTLWWHAHISWLRATVYGAIIVLPKHGVPYPFAAPHKEVPMIFGEWWKADTEALVRQATKTGGAPNISDAFTINGLPGPLYNCSAKDTFKLKVEPGKTYMLRLINAALNDELFFAVANHTLTVVEVDAVYVKPFTVKTLIISPGQTTNVLLTAKPVYPRANFYMSAAPYSVIRPGTFDNTTVAGILEYQKPGSPSGSSFDKYLPLFKPTLPRFNDIGFVANFTSKLRSLATPQYPAAVPQSVDKRFFFTVGLGTLPCPVNTTCQGPTNTTQFAAAVNNVSLVLPSTALLQSHFTGTSRGVYGSNFPIMPLKKFNYTGAPPNNTNVATGTKLLVLPFNSSVELVMQDTSILGIESHPLHLHGFNFFVVGQGIGNYDSVNDPAKFNLVDPVERNTVGVPAGGWVAIRFLADNPGVWFMHCHLEVHTTWGLRMAWLVLDGNLPNQKILPPPSDLPKC